TGCCGTAACATCTGGGCAACTTGTTCAAGACGAGTTAAAAACTCATCTCGTTGATCTGTTTCAATTTCCCGCGCCCCCAAATACATCCCATAAGCTGCTGCAACCCCAATTGCTGGCGCACCTCTGACAATCATAGTTTTAATCGCTTGCGCCATATCTTCGCTGCGACTAATTTCTACAAATGTATACTCGGTTGGCAATTTGTTTTGATCGATCAGTAAAACCCGATCTTCTTTCCAAATAACGGGATATACCTGATTTGTACTAAGTGTAATCATAATCAATTATCAATTATAAATTAACAATTATCAGTTATTAATGAACTGATAATTGTTAACTAATTTAATGCTTGGTGGACTGTGGTTGTGACAAGTTGGTTTTAAGTACCTACAGCAGATAATTGTTGGCTAAAGAAAGCTGTTCTTACTCGATCAGCAATTTGAGCAGGCGTTAAACCTAAAGCTGCTATAGACTCTTCTGGTGTAGCATGATCTACTAATATATCGGGTACACCTATACGCTGGAGAGGAACGAGAACATTGTTATCTAGTAAGCTTTCTGCGATCGCAGAACCAAAGCCACCTATTAAACAACCTTCTTCTAAAGTAACAACCTTACCTATTTTTTGGGCTAGAGGTAAAATTAACTCTGTATCCAAAGGTTTAGCAAAGCGGGCATTAACTACAGTAGCTTCAATTCCATGTTCGCTCAATAATTCGGCAGCTTGCATTGTTGGGTAAACCATCGATCCATATCCCAACATTAATACATCATCGCCCTGGCGCAGAATTTCCGCTTTACCTATAGGTAATGTTTCCCATCCTTCCTCCATTAACGGGACACCGTAACCGTTGCCACGAGGATAACGTAGGGCAATGGGGCCATCGGTGTACTCAATACCTGTGACGAGCATTTGTTGAAGTTCGGCTTCATCTTTGGGAGCCATTAGCACTATATTAGGAATGCAACGTAGGTAGGCAATATCATACATTCCTTGGTGAGTAGGGCCATCTGCGCCGACAATTCCAGCCCGATCCATACAGAAGAAAACAGGCAAGTTTTGGATGCAAACATCGTGGATTATTTGATCGAAGCCACGTTGTAGGAAAGTAGAATAAATTGCTGCTAAGGGGCGCATTCCTTCACAAGCTAAACCAGCAGCTAAGGTAACGGCGTGTTGTTCAGCAATACCAACATCAATATATTGCTTTGGTAGTTTGGCTTGGAATTTATCTAAACCTGTGCCAGTTGCCATTGCTGCGGTGATGGCAACAATTTTGGGATTTTCTTCTGCCAGTTTAATTAAAGTTTCCGCAAAAACTTTAGAGTAGCTGGGAGGTTTTGGTTTGCTAGATGGGTTTGGTTTGCCAGTGGCGAGGTTGAAGGGAGATTGAGCGTGATAACCGACTTGATCTTGTTCAGCGATCGCATAGCCTTTACCTTTTACTGTTACCACATGAACTAATACAGGCCCTGTGATTGTATGTGCTTGCTTAAAGGTGTTAATTAGTTCTTCTAAGTTATGACCATCTACAGGCCCCATATAGGTAAAGCCGAGTTCTTCAAATACTGCCCCTACCTTTGGAACGGCTAAACGTTTCATCCCTTCTTTGACTCGC
The DNA window shown above is from Oculatellaceae cyanobacterium and carries:
- the dxs gene encoding 1-deoxy-D-xylulose-5-phosphate synthase, which translates into the protein MHLSEIKHPNQLHGLSIRQLEQIARQIREKHLQTVATSGGHLGPGLGVVELTLALYQTLDLDRDKVIWDVGHQAYPHKLVTGRYDRFHTIRQKDGVAGYLKRCESKFDHFGAGHASTSISAALGMALAGELKGEKFKSVAVIGDGALTGGMALEAINHAGHLPKTKLLVVLNDNEMSISPNVGAIPRYLNKMRLSAPVQFLKDNLEEQFKHIPFVGESLTPELERVKEGMKRLAVPKVGAVFEELGFTYMGPVDGHNLEELINTFKQAHTITGPVLVHVVTVKGKGYAIAEQDQVGYHAQSPFNLATGKPNPSSKPKPPSYSKVFAETLIKLAEENPKIVAITAAMATGTGLDKFQAKLPKQYIDVGIAEQHAVTLAAGLACEGMRPLAAIYSTFLQRGFDQIIHDVCIQNLPVFFCMDRAGIVGADGPTHQGMYDIAYLRCIPNIVLMAPKDEAELQQMLVTGIEYTDGPIALRYPRGNGYGVPLMEEGWETLPIGKAEILRQGDDVLMLGYGSMVYPTMQAAELLSEHGIEATVVNARFAKPLDTELILPLAQKIGKVVTLEEGCLIGGFGSAIAESLLDNNVLVPLQRIGVPDILVDHATPEESIAALGLTPAQIADRVRTAFFSQQLSAVGT